DNA from Misgurnus anguillicaudatus chromosome 13, ASM2758022v2, whole genome shotgun sequence:
GCATGTTATTCGATTTTAAAATAATCGTACAATAACTCCACAAATTTGCTGTATAGCTGTGACACAGTGTGCCAGTCTGAGCACCAAGGCTATTCTTACGTCGCGTTAAACGGCAAAAAAAAAGTGAGAACAGAGCATTAGGATGTTGTGTGAAATTCTTTGGAGTGTGctgaattgtaaaaaaaaaatgcaactttGTATTAAATGTCAATTTCCTGTCCCATTCAGTATTTTATTTTAGGAATATCTAACATCATATTGCTAACATCAAATAGAAAGTTATAGTAGCCTACAATTGAATGTTTGTATAACtgaatattaatattaactATAAATCAAACATTTACCATGCACCACTATGTTGTAGGCTATTCTGCACAAATAGTACTAATAGTCTAAAAAtcgaaaaaaaaatgctaaagtTGTACTaggaatttattttaaaaaatactacaTTTTATTTACTAATATGCCTACTtggtaaattatttttaaatgatgacTGTATGGAGTTTAGCATGGAATATTAAGCTTGTTCtctattttgtattttatttactggtTGACCGACAATTAAAGTCAACTTACGCTGTACATATAGGACTGATCCATGTGTCCTTACATGTGCGTGGAAGTAGACACGAATTCTCCAAATGGCAGtgcaataattatattttatacaaacgGCGAATAGATTAAGGCTTTATATAACACCCACAACATGCTATAAAATCACATGGGTTTAAATATCAATGAATTAATGTTAGGACGAAACTTGTTTTTGTGCCAAATACATTGTTTAAAAATTTCGATAATAATTGCATTATATAACAGCAACAGTATTTCTTTAGGGGATTTATAGTACCAGGAAATTGTGTCTTGTTGTAAAAATCAGTGCTTCTTGGGGTCTTGTATTGAGAAACTGTATACTACAAGTCTCACATCAGATTTGTTTGACAAGTCTTATTACTGGGTTGAATAACTCCAGCCTCGCGCGGATACAGGCGTAGATTTGGTACTAATTCTACATGATTGGCTCACGAGGCTAGTGGGGAGGTAATGCGGAAGCATGTGGAGCATGTGCAGCCGCGGTGTGAAAATGATCGCAATGCCGCGAGCATGACTGGAGTTCAGTGAGCTCGATATTTTCATTCAGCCAGGGCGCTTTACCACATATGGGCGGAACGCTCTCCACTAGGGGATGAAACCCTGCACGCCTATTGGTCGAAATCGCCTATGATTGGCGTGTGGAAGCCCCGCCCCTCCCAGTCATGGTTATTGGCACTTTAACGAATCCTTGCCACTGCCTCGGTGTCCGTGCGCGTTGACAGACCGATGAGACTGTTTCAAATAGCCTGTCGCTTAATTTTCAGGGTCTTTGGCCCGGCATGTTTTTTAATGTCACTTGGCCTGTGCTAATTAGCTCCTGAAGCGGACTATACAGACTTAAGGAATGCTAGATTAAGTGCTGTTGCAAATGCACTTCTGGTgaacttctctctctctctcaccgcGCAAAACATCTCGGACAATCTGTCTCCTCGGTTTGCAACCATGGCTGAGAAACGACGGTCCCCGTGTACGATGAGCCTCAAGGCGCACGCATTCTCGGTGGAAGCGCTCATTGGCACGGAGAAAAGAAGAAAGTTGGAGGACGACAACGAAAACTGTTTTGAAGAAGAAAACGAAGTGTTGAACCTGACAGAAAGTACGCAAGCCGGTGTTGGGAGAACTTGCTCCAGGAGTTGCGATATAGATTGCCCAAGCGACGAATCCCGTAAGTAGCCTACttttgttcctgtagctcatgGTAAAAATTTTTGCGCTAGCATCGCAAATGTCATGGGTTCGAGCACGGGATAGCATTCTGATAATGCTGCAATGcctggataaaagcatctgccgaaTGCACagagtataaaaatgtaaagttctTGCGATTCTGACACTtacaagcacaaacaataaCGTAATATAGGGAAGAATGCTCGAGGTGGGGGAGTAACATTGTCCAATAAGGGAAGTTGGACATGCGTAAAATGCGGACTGTTATTCATTGTTTCCCTACTAACCAATGCTGTTTATAAGCATAATACATTATAAATACCGAAATAAAATGCATCTCTCAAAGAAAATGATttcatgtaaataaatgttgtaAAATGTCAATACATTATTCAATAAAATTACCTCGTTATTTAGTAATTTAGTGCTCTGTAAAGCACTGTCAACGACAAAAATGAGTGATACAGTGAAACACAAAATATCACGGTTATGAGTCTCATAAATATGGGCACTAAGCGAGTGACTAATCTATTCTGTGTTTATGAGTTTGGCCACAATCATAAACACTCATATTACATAGCCATTACGAAAGCGTAACTTTAGATGCAAAAAAATTTGCATCTGGAATAAAATgtactaaataaaaaattatttttgatgcttcTTATAAAGCTCTTCCACTAACCTCCTTGTGTAGCCTACCTATCTTAGATAAATATACATTTCAACTCGTTTAATAACTGGTTTCCAATCGTTTGATAAGCTAAAAGCACGATTCACAATTAGCGAAAATAAAGCCATCAATCATAACActcaaaatatttattaaaatatgtttttaaagctATTTATAGAGGCATTAGcgttttatttacatttcaacAGCAgcctttaaataaatgtgtcTACTGACCTATTGCTTATAGGCATAGGCCTACATTAATCAGTAGTTTTTATACGccatgtatttatatttttcttagtATTGCATTGACAATAGTTTGGTCCCAATACTGCTATTCAGACAGTTATAGGATATTGCAGTCATAAgctttatattgttttatgtaagctaaccgtaTGCTGTCCTTCTTAGCGGAGTCTGAAGACGTCTTGCTGGATAGCCCACAGCCCGCATCGCAGGGCTCACAGGTCCACGGGCAATCAAGCACGAGCTTCGGGGAAGAGATGCGCGTGGACCTGCAGGGCTCCGACTTATGGAAGCGATTCCACGAGATCGGAACAGAAATGATCATCACCAAAGCCGGCAGGTGCATCACAAAAACAGACGCTATACAGCATTAAAGCATTATTTATAACACATTATTTTGTTAATCATAAGGTTTGGATGTTATGCTACTATAAcgtttacattaaaatatgttgtgttgtaaaataaatttttatttctaaaacaCTGCTTTTCATAGCAGGAtctattaattatttttaaataaaaaaacctgCGGAAATACAACACAAACGCCATTTTACGAATTTAAAGAAATTTAAGAACTGAAGTTTGTCTCCCTGATAAAAATAGTTAAATAAATTACTAaagcttttttttattttgtgagtTCGAATCATGAATTTTAAGAATTAAATGAATGCGAAGGAATTAAAACAATACCATAGGCATGTCACAACCAAGAAAAAAAAGGCTACATTGGCGATACGtatacataaacatacattaAATATGTTAGAAGCTGCTGTTTgattttgtattaaataaatattaatatacatttttattatatttcagGCGGATGTTTCCAGCAATGCGGGTTAAGATTACGGGACTAGATCCTCATCAACAGTATTACATCGCTATGGATATTGTTCCCGTTGACAACAAACGGTATAGGTGAGCAATTTATTCTCACATTTATATTCCCAACAGGGCCTGTAAGTATATTATATTTGCGAACAGATGATCGAAACGGTCTAAATGTGCCCTAAAACGTGAACATAATAATGAACATTTTGAACTAACCATCTCCACAAATGGCACTTGAAGACTTTGTTGACATGTTCACTTCAGCCTTTTGCGGTGCCCTTTTGGGCGCTTGACCCCGTGGACCTAAAGGTCATGCATGCGACAACTGCACTCAAAACAAATTCATAGCGTGTTGGTTTGTCTCGGACTCCTCTGTGTATCTGCACATTTGTAGAGACGCTGACGCTAAAGTTTATTTTTGCGTGCCTTTAAAGGTACGTCTACCACAGTTCAAAGTGGATGGTTGCGGGAAACGCCGACTCTCCCGTGCCACCGCGGGTCTACATTCATCCTGATTCCCCAGCTTCCGGTGAGACCTGGATGCGCCAGGTTATCAGCTTTGACAAGCTCAAACTGACCAATAACGAGCTGGACGACCAAGGCCATGTAAGAAAACCTTTTTtataaattcataaaaaaatgactatgctatttttatacatttgagAGGATCTGTTGCATGCAAACTCCATCAGTTAGTTAGCAGACCATCATAATTTCCCTCTGTGATACTGAAATAAATGTTCTAATTAGACATCTCTTTTCATACACACCTGCAAGCCATTGTCACTCGGCGTCCATTTTGTTTTGCTGTATAATTTTAAAGGCCCAAACATGTAGTAATTTTGAGGGTAGTAAACAAACTCAATAGAAAGCATCACCAGGGCGAGTCAGTTTAAGGGCTGTTTGGCCTTTGAAAATGGAGgcatgtgtgtttttattgaggTAGAAAACTGCTTTGGTAATTCCTCCGTTTCCCACTCTAAACACGGATGCGCGATATAATGCTTTCCAGATCATTCTGCACTCCATGCACAAGTACCAGCCCCGCGTCCACGTCATCCGTAAGGAGTGCGGTGAAGAACTCTCGCCCGTTAAGGCGGTTCCCACCGGGGATGGTGTCAAATCGTTCTCTTTTCCTGAAACTGTCTTCACGACTGTGACCGCTTACCAAAATCAACAGGTAACTTCCAATGCAGCATATCCCCTCATAAGAGTCCAGTATATGGTTATGGTTTGGTAATTATAATAGCTGCAAGCAAGGGTCAGATTGCCTCaagaaattaaataaagaaataattatAGGTCTTGGTGCTTTTTCACTCTTTATTGAGTTGTATTATTGTAGCTTGAATTTTTTCTAAACCACAGTGTATCTCCCACAagagaaaaaatattcatttggTTTCGCAAAGTGTGCAGGGCTCCGCTGGTCTTTGATGGGCTTAAGCTAATGTTGGCTGTATAACTGCTCCAGAGAGAatataaaacaagttatttcaaCAAAGTTCGAAAATTATTGCGTTATATGGTACTGTATAATTGAAAAGTAAACTTAATGCACTATTGAAGCCATTTGCCTTGTTAACGTGTtacaaaataatgaaataatttgCTCTGGCCTTAAGTACCATCCTTACTAACTATGAGAAGAAAACCTTACAAGAGACTTTATCTGAGATTCGGCCGCTTATAGAAAATGTGTCTAAAGTTGAGCTGTTGTATTGCGACATTTTTATGTACAGTATAAGAA
Protein-coding regions in this window:
- the tbx18 gene encoding T-box transcription factor TBX18 isoform X2, encoding MAEKRRSPCTMSLKAHAFSVEALIGTEKRRKLEDDNENCFEEENEVLNLTESTQAGVGRTCSRSCDIDCPSDESPESEDVLLDSPQPASQGSQVHGQSSTSFGEEMRVDLQGSDLWKRFHEIGTEMIITKAGRRMFPAMRVKITGLDPHQQYYIAMDIVPVDNKRYRYVYHSSKWMVAGNADSPVPPRVYIHPDSPASGETWMRQVISFDKLKLTNNELDDQGHIILHSMHKYQPRVHVIRKECGEELSPVKAVPTGDGVKSFSFPETVFTTVTAYQNQQITRLKIDRNPFAKGFRDSGRNRMGLEALVESYAFWRPSLRTLTFEDIPGITKQGAAGVVGSSAHAHLLSSSSCSSPTFHLGSGAGPVCDYSACSRTSHPLHRYATPLSAETYSRLANPAADAFSSTRSSTYVSGPESEAFSCTQSGLPIQIHSMPSTTSQLQYLMPSHTHNAFSTNQSTQGSYNGFRLHSPYGLYGYNFSTSPRLATSPEKAAATQSSFLGSSPSGTLTDRQVLSTVDGLHMLSSSQQNLFDSRTLGLTSPASQVTAHMA
- the tbx18 gene encoding T-box transcription factor TBX18 isoform X1, translating into MAEKRRSPCTMSLKAHAFSVEALIGTEKRRKLEDDNENCFEEENEVLNLTESTQAGVGRTCSRSCDIDCPSDESPESEDVLLDSPQPASQGSQVHGQSSTSFGEEMRVDLQGSDLWKRFHEIGTEMIITKAGRRMFPAMRVKITGLDPHQQYYIAMDIVPVDNKRYRYVYHSSKWMVAGNADSPVPPRVYIHPDSPASGETWMRQVISFDKLKLTNNELDDQGHIILHSMHKYQPRVHVIRKECGEELSPVKAVPTGDGVKSFSFPETVFTTVTAYQNQQITRLKIDRNPFAKGFRDSGRNSVMWCCRMGLEALVESYAFWRPSLRTLTFEDIPGITKQGAAGVVGSSAHAHLLSSSSCSSPTFHLGSGAGPVCDYSACSRTSHPLHRYATPLSAETYSRLANPAADAFSSTRSSTYVSGPESEAFSCTQSGLPIQIHSMPSTTSQLQYLMPSHTHNAFSTNQSTQGSYNGFRLHSPYGLYGYNFSTSPRLATSPEKAAATQSSFLGSSPSGTLTDRQVLSTVDGLHMLSSSQQNLFDSRTLGLTSPASQVTAHMA